The Triticum urartu cultivar G1812 chromosome 6, Tu2.1, whole genome shotgun sequence genome includes the window TGCTATTTTGTCCTCCCTGTTTACTGTGGTTACAACTTTGTGCAGGATCATGTCGAAGGATACCTTGCCCTATCTGGCAAAACTAAGACATACTTTGCTACAGCTGTTTCATTATGGGATGCAGATTTTTATGTGAAAGTTGATGACGACGTGCATGTGAACATAGGTAAAATCTCTATATTTATGCCCTTTACAGCTCCAAGGTTAGGGGCTAAATGAGTGTGTGCGTCCATCTGTCATTTCTGTACTCAAAGCTCTTATTAATTTCTTGATGATTATCAATGATGTACCCTTTGTATGTGTAGTTAACCACCCTAACTAGGATAATATGCGGCTATTTTTGCATTCCTGTGCGTGAAAAAGGCCTTGACATCCGATCTTTCATTTCCAGCAACACTTGGACAGATATTGTCCAAACAGGCATGGAAGCCAAGAGTATATATGGGCTGCATGAAATCTGGCCCTGTCCTATCTGAAAAGTAAGTAGTACATTATAGTCCATACATTATATGGATCTCTCCTTCTCTTAGAGTTCAAAGGTGTTAAGATCTGTTGTCTTTTTTTTTTCTCCAGGGGTGTGAGATACTATGAGCCTGAGCATTGGAAGTTCGGCGAACCAGGAAATAAGTATTTCCGACATGCTACCGGTCAATTATACGCCATTTCAAAAGATCTAGCAACCTACATATCAATAAACAAGTGAGAAATCATAAGTTCTCATGTAATCTCGCACTTCCATCTTTTATGGTTCTGGTGAAAGCTAATTTTCTTGCTGCAAATTTCCATTTAACGCCAGGCACGTCCTACACAAGTATATAAATGAGGACGTTTCGCTAGGATCTTGGTTCCTCGGGTTAGATGTCGAGCACATCGATGACCGGAGACTCTGTTGCGGTACTCCACCTGGTGAGCTTCCATTACTCCCATGTCTTATAACTCCTTAATTTCCGTGACAATAGCACGTCGATGAGGACATTCAATCACATCCTGAACTCGACTCTGCTCACAGACTGCGAATGGAAAGCTCAGGCAGGGAACACCTGCGCGGCGTCATTCGACTGGAAGTGCAGCGGCATATGCAACTCGGAAGGCAGGATCTGGGAGGTGCACAATAAGTGCGCCGAGGGCGATAAGGCGCTGTGGAATTCCACTTTCTAGCGTGGTCGGAACCCTGACTGAACCAGAAGAAGCTCTCCTCTCCTTCATGTTTGTTAGTTGTTGTATACTAGATCGCCCCACGGTGCTGTGTATGTAATTCATCCTGTAGGTATAGCTGTGGTTTTGACTGTGGGACTGGCTGACACCGACGAAGCGGACCACAATTTTACGTAGCGTCTGTCCGCCGGTGGCGCCGGAGGCGAAGGTGAAGGCGAAGCAGGGTATACGAGCTGTCGCCGCATTCTTTTGGTGGATAAAATGTTGCAGGTGGCCATTCTGTACCGATCTCCTGTGCTGTTTGGCTACCACAGATGTATGACCGAAATAAAACGTCCCTGAATCCTGCATTTCAGTGCATTCTGGACTAGTTTTGTGTTTGTAACAGCTGAGGCTCACTCTAAATGAAAGGGAAAATTCATGATCTGCCGTTCCAAAGATTTTGTAAATATGTGATGTGATTTGCCGctttaccgaaaaaggctttcaccctgctttatatataaagcaaaccACTAAAGCCAAAAGATCTCATAAAGGTTCACACCGCACACACACAAAGTACGAGAGAGGGGCCTGCTGAGGGCACAACTCAACGGGCCCTTGATAAAACGAAAAGAAAGGCGGTGGCTCAGGCCTCCAAGAGGCTAATCCGGCTCGGGAGGTGGCGGAGGAAGCGGCGGCGCCAAGCGGAGTGCCATCATGCGAAGATCTACAATGATGATGTTGATGGCGTCTTGGTCCTGAAGGCGGCTAAGAGGCCGCCAAATCTGCAAATAGCCACATATTTTGAAAGCCGCATCAGTGGCACGTTGAAGAGGCACACAGTGGATCATAATTTTATTACGGACCATTCAAAGCGTCCAAGTTAGAACCCCAATACCCAGTCACGTAATGTGGCGGAAACGCTGTGGAGAGGGCTGGATTTCCGCGAAGAGGTCGGGGAAGTTGTTGTTGCATCAATGTCCACCGACCACCTCCCGGAAGCAACTCCAAAAGAATTGCGCGGACACGGACGTGAAGAAGATGTGATTCGAGTCCTCCTCCATCCCACACAAGGGGCATATCCCATCACCAGGGCCATTCCTTTTGAGTACATCCACTCCCGAAGGAACCCGGCCCCAGATCTATTGCCACAGAAAGATCCGAATCTTCAATGGTAGTCTAATCACCCAGATATCAACTATAGGCCCTGGCCAGGAGCGGCCGCTATGGCCTGGTATAGTGATTTGGTGGAGAACCGACCCGAAGAATCCAGATGCCAGAAGACGCGGTCGTTCAAGTGATCCACGTTAGATTACTGTAGCGCAATGCACTCCAGAAGGCCGTGCCAAATGGCAAGTTTCGGAGGCCCAAATGGTCGCCGAAACGCGAGGCGCCCTAAGTCAATAAGGGTCACCTCGACGGAGATCCTAGACTCCACCGCGATGGAGAACAAGTCTTGGAATCGAGCAGCGAAGGGGCGATCCCCAACCCACCCGTCGAACCAGAAGAGGGTCGACGCACCCGACCCCACCACGATGGAGGTCCCAATGTGGAGGACCGGAAGCATCTGTTGATGGACTGCCAGAACTGTGTACCGCGAGACCGCTGACGGAAGGCGAGCGGTTGACCTCGGAGATATTTTTGTTTCGGATGATGTCAAGCCAAAAGGCCGCCCTCCCCATTTGCAATCCGCCACAACCATCGAGTTGGCAGGGCAATATTCATGCATTTGGACGACATGATTCCGAGCCCGCCCTGGTCACGTGGTTTGCAAATATGGGGCCAGCGAACCATATGGTATTTTTGCTTATCACCCTCCAGAAGAATTTCGTCTGATATTTGATGATCTCATGATGTAAGGTCCCATGAAGATTGTAGAAACTCATGATGTACAGGAGCGGGCTGGAGAGTGAGGAGTTGATGAGCATGGTCCAAACCACCTTGGACAGCCATATGCCCTACCAAGGTTTGACAATGTGTTGGAGCTTGGCCACATATGGTCATAAGTCGGCCACGAAAAACTGAGTCACTAATGGGTATCCCAGGTAGTATGTAGGGAAGGAACCCATCTAACAGTTAAGCCGGTCAGCAATGCTCTGCCGTTCGGCAGGCGAGTATCCCATAACCATCACTTTGCTCTTGTGAAGTTGATCGTTAGACCGGACATATGTTAAAAGTAGAGAAGAGGATCTAATCCACGTCCCTTACCCCTGAAAGCACGAAACTAAACCCTAATTTCCAAAAATTCCAAATTATGAACTACAACGTCAAATAAAGTCATGAACTGAAAAAAAAAGGTGAGCACAAATGTCAGGCACTTCATCATAGAAAGGCGTAGGAGTCTATGAAAAAAGCAAAAATATCTCATTCCAGAAACAAAATCTGAATTGGTGATAGGGACCGGGCACACCTGTCAGAGGCACCCTGCTCGTGTGCTTGCACGGTTGTGCCGACGCTGCGTGCCCGTAGCGTAGCGCCAGCAAATGGTTTCGTCTCCTTTTTACAATTTTCCCTCCTGTTTTTCCGTTCCCGCCATCGTTTCCCTCCACTGCTCGTTTCGTCGCGTCCGGCCGTATTAAATCTCCCACCCGTCCCCCGCCAATCCTCCCCGCTCCGCACGATTCCGCGCCTCCTCGCCGCAAGCGCCGACGACCGAGCCTCCTTGCCGCTCCCGTCCCCGGCGACGCGATGACCATGGACCGCCGCGCCCGCGCAGCCCCGCGCGCGGAGGAGGAGCGCCCGAGCCACGGTCGCTTCCTCCGCCCCGGCGCGCTCGCCCGGCTCCGGGACTGCAGGATCGTCGCCCGCTCCCtgcggtcggcggcggcgcgccTCCCGATCCCGTCCGCCCCTCCGTCCCCCGCGGCGGAGCAGCAGAGGCAGGACGGCGTGCCGCACTTCCtggtggggcccacgaggggccTCTGCGGCGCGGCGCGGTACCCGCTCAGGAGGAGGATGGCCGCGGCGAGGTGCGTGGTGTTCTTGCCGCCGCCGGAGGCGTTCCTGGACGCGCCCGCGCCGTCGTGGGTCCTCGCCACCGCGCGCTGACGGGGGCCGAGATCAGCCGCGGCCGTGCGTTTAGATTCGCGAGTAGTTAGAACTCTGTGCAGATGGCTCGCTGAACTTTCTTCCTTTCAACAGTTTTAGGATCTGATGCGACTGTTTTAGATCTGCTACCTTTCCGGTCTAATTTTGTTTAGTGGAATTGATCCAAATTTACAAGTTTGTGACTTGCATTTGTAGCTGGGTGCGTTGGTTTTCCTTTGGTTACATAGCTTTCTTAGTTTCTTGTTTTCATATAATAAAGTTGCATCAACCGGTTTCGTCAAGAGAAAAGAATTCTCATCAAACGGATAGAGCAGGACAAATATTTATTTGTCTTTGCATATGGATGGACATCGCCAAACAATGAATCTACTGACCTGGAAATGTCAAGGTTTGGGGTTGATTTCGACCGTGGACGAACTAAGCGACTGAGTGAAACAAATAGACAAGGTGAATTGTGTTGGAAGGAGTGGAGGGCAAGCACTTTGGTGGAGAGAGAGTGTACATGTGGTAGTAAGGCTATGGTGTTAATACTATATTAATGCTGAAGTGAAATTGGAGGTAAATACATGCAGATTCATTGATTTCTATGGGAGCCTCCCACAAAGCTTAGGAAGAAGTCGTAGGATGTCATTCGTTACCTTTGAGCTCAAGATGTTCTACCTTGACTGTCCGTGGGTGATGTTAACAAAGCTCTCTTCCAATTTGCTCAGCTAGGAGGAAATCTGAGGAGCTTCATGCAAATGGAGGATTTCAAGGATTCCTTGGCTGTCTGCGGCCTTGCGACCTAAGTTTCTAGGGATATCCTCATTCGTTACCTTGGAGTGAATATTCAGGTGCGGCTTGGTTGGGTTACATGCAATGATGGGTTTTTGTTGTTCCGAGAAACTTCAGCCAACCACATTGTAATGGAGGAATTTGATCGTGTTGCTTTTGCTCATCCGGGCGACGGAGACAGCTCCTTATCAAGAGCAGAGAGGTGACCGGCCATTTCAATGTGATGCTATGGTGGTTGGCGCATGAGTAACAAGCGAGTGTGCCTTTCGGCTCTTTCACAAAAACCAGGGCACGTGTCTACGAGCATGCAGGCATGGCGCTGTGTGGTGTTCGGATCTAGACGGTGATAGATTGCCCAGCTCAAAGAGCAACTCCGGGATGGAAAAGTGAGGGCACTCGAGACTGGATACTCACTTGAGATCATGTTCACTTGAGATCATGTATACAAAACATTAAAGGGCTTCTTTTGGGAGCACTGCCCCCTGATGGCTCCATATTTTACACATCTTTAGAACTCATTTGTTGCACATCATCTCTGTATATCAAGTCATATCATGTTTCATTGAGCCAATTACCCACAAATTAATCATGTTGGGCCTCTGCCCCCTTTGAATGCTAACTCGTTTACTAAGTGGAAATTAGCTATGGAGTGTCACATTCATAGTGCATCAAAGCAACTATGGTGGATCATGGTCAATGGTTTCAAGCCAAGGATCCCACAAGTCTCACTTCAAGGGAGGCCGTTGATGATCAACTCAGTGCTACCGCTCTCAATATGTTGCGTCTTGTCATGACAGATGACTAGAGTGACTCAATTGCTCTCTTCAAGACCACCAGAGAAATCTAGGATTGTCTATAAGATATATTCTATGGTGATGAAGCTATTCAAAGGTCTCGGACCTTCCTGTGTGTGATGCTTGAGTGAAGGGGGTTTGATGGCTGGTTGTGCTCATGGATCATGTAGTTAGTCTAGAGTGGCAGTAAGGTGATCAATATCAATGGGGCGGTGGGGTCCTTCTTTAGGTTATCTGGGGGGTGAGTCAGGGGGGCCTTATTTGTCCTCTCCTATTCAACCTCGTGGTCGATGCCCTGGTGACAATCTTGGACAAAGCTAGGATGGTTGGGCACCTAATCCCTGGGCTGGTGTCATACACCTTCAATATGCAATTACTAGGGataaccctagcagtagcgctggatTTATATCTACCAATAGTGCTTGTACAAGCGCTACCactaaggcgctacagctaactggTAGCAGTAGCGCTGATTTTCCAGCGCTATTGCTATACCTAGTTAGTAGTAGCGCTCGGTTAGGAACAACGCTAGTGTTAATAGTAAGTAGCAGTAGTGTTTCTTATGAAAAGCGCTACTGTTAAATTTTCCTGTATtttttaaaatgcagcttattgTCGCTGTATTTGTATATGTTTTATATAAAGTACTTTCATCATATGGTTTTATGACCATGATTAGAttcaccacatgttgcctccacttgaatctaatccacGTGTTGccttgcctccacttgaatctaacccactgatatatataataactcatcatgctcatataacaacttagcatcatgcatcatcatcATAATGTATAACTCATCATTGTtatcataataacaagtcctactcatcatcatcatacaacttctactcgttatcataataacaagtcatactcaTCATCATCTTAGTCATCTAACCAACCCTatttaattgttcttagcacatgatcatgagTATTAGCTAGGACttacttgttggggaacgtagtaatttcaaaaaatttcctatgcacacacaggatcatggtgatgcatagcaacgagagggaagagtgtcgtccacgtaccctcgtagaccgttaagcggaagcgttatgacaacgcggttgatgtagtcgtacgtcttcaagATCGACCGATCCAcagtaccgaacatacgacacctccgcgttcagcacacgttcagctcggtgacgtcccgcgaactcacgatccggtagagctcggggaagagtttcgtcagcacgacggcgtggtgacgatgttgatgaagctaccgcaaCAGGGCTTCTCCTAAACACCGCTatagtatgaccgaggtggattatggtggagggggggggcaccgcacatggctaggagagatctttgtgatcaacttgtgtgtctagaggtgtccccctgcccatgtatataaaggagcaaggggaggccggccggcccttgttggcgcgcctaggaggaggaatcctcctcctagtaggagtaggattcctccctttcctactcctactaggagggggaaaggcagggagagaaagagaaggaaaggggggcgccgccccccttctcctagtccaatttggacagGGGGAAGGGTGcgcgctgcctgccctaggccggcccctctctctttcccttatggcccaacaaggcccattagtccccggggggttctggtaacccctccggtactccggtaaaatcctgatttcatccagaactattccgatgtccaaatgtaggcttccaatatatcaatctttatgtctcgaccatttcgagactcctcgtcatgtccgtgatcacattcgggactccgaactaccttcggtacatcaaaacatatacaCTCATAAAACTGATCGTCAcagaacattaagcgtgcggaccctacgggttcgagaactatgtagacatgaccgagacacgtttcaggtcaataaccaatagcagaacctggatgctcatattggttcctacatattctacgaagatctttatcggtcaaaccgtacaacactatacgttgttctctttgtcatcggtatgttacttgcccgagatttgatcgtcggtatccaatacctagttcaatctcgttaccggcaagtctctttactcgttccataatacatctgaaagcacaagtgctccctaggtggttttgataattgatgacaacatatctcttgttggactaacatctctatctagcatgtttcagataagttcaacaatggagtggcatggactaaaggttgtgggaa containing:
- the LOC125514840 gene encoding uncharacterized protein LOC125514840, with amino-acid sequence MTMDRRARAAPRAEEERPSHGRFLRPGALARLRDCRIVARSLRSAAARLPIPSAPPSPAAEQQRQDGVPHFLVGPTRGLCGAARYPLRRRMAAARCVVFLPPPEAFLDAPAPSWVLATAR